In Zea mays cultivar B73 chromosome 7, Zm-B73-REFERENCE-NAM-5.0, whole genome shotgun sequence, the following proteins share a genomic window:
- the LOC100192100 gene encoding uncharacterized protein LOC100192100 isoform 1 (isoform 1 is encoded by transcript variant 1) — MKLRLHLFVLCVIIIFLVYNMANFQHKQTTLEAKSHPFDTVTVSDRDAVKVPQKAEARIGYLPHGIVESNSDMDLKPLWLTTSARSKKPKQNDNFLIAIAAGINQKKTVDAIMKKKILQLYCSIMMGMSMGGMIYHGAKV, encoded by the exons atgaaacTGCGGTTGCATCTGTTCGTCCTGTGCGTGATCATTATATTCCTGGTGTACAACATGGCTAACTTTCAACATAAGCAGACAACG TTGGAAGCAAAATCTCATCCATTTGATACAGTGACG GTGTCTGACAGAGATGCTGTTAAGGTGCCTCAAAAGGCTGAGGCTAGGATTGGTTATTTACCCCATGGTATAGTGGAGTCTAACTCTGACATGGACTTGAAGCCATTGTGGCTGACTACAAGTGCACGGTCAAAG AAGCCTAAACAAAATGATAATTTTTTGATTGCTATTGCTGCCGGTATAAATCAGAAAAAAACTGTGGATGCTATTATGAAGAAG AAAATTTTACAGCTATATTGTTCCATTATGATGGGAATGTCAATGGGTGGAATGATCTACCATGGAGCAAAAGTGTGA
- the LOC100272351 gene encoding uncharacterized LOC100272351: MVVVAVGGGGGGGWGTWEELVLGGAVLRHGGAAWATVAEELRTRSPCTFSAEECEAKFAEIQLRYSACNAWFEELRKQRVAELKRELEKSENSIGSLQSVIQSLSNSKHVDGSSEYHTSHTESCPRSENTADTNSSGKETSRDRSSAASFTEEASNSQKSQKVQQCDTDSIQAINPSPDESYPQAQVEKVGPKDGLLWGSRKQRGGRARRTLLKGGDSSGDGEPTSTAFIQREGSSKGCMKNFITPKVEPVVMKKGVKIPKVESGVMNKDLKTSNVGSGIMKKCLKTPNAQADMLKKDVRTPKAESDVIKKGLKIPKVEPDVMKKGLRSSKAECGQPVIERVKLKLAEILNTISTQDDCKMLQCQLDTQRKRARYKKMIRRHMDFRMLHSKIKSGAISCTKELLRDVLIFINNVITFYPKATLEHMAAVELRESACKTVKQSASLFLKSHGEIGTAGAPVVKNTRVLQPRCPGPGDARPSKVSSRDATAREGDGKRPSDQLANQKTIQRNEPAKKRGVGRPPKSGHRIAGAQEDSPIKGRKRGAGAQEGSPINGRKRGAGAQLDSPGKGRKRSAAAQENNPSKGGKKSRR; this comes from the exons atggtggtggtggcggtgggagggGGCGGAGGCGGCGGCTGGGGGACGTGGGAAGAGCTGGTGCTGGGCGGCGCAGTGCTCCGGCACGGGGGCGCCGCGTGGGCCACCGTCGCCGAGGAGCTCCGGACCCGTTCCCCGTGCACCTTCTCGGCCGAG GAATGTGAAGCAAAATTTGCAGAGATACAGTTGCGGTACTCCGCATGCAA TGCTTGGTTTGAAGAGCTTCGTAAGCAGAGAGTTGCTGAACTGAAAAGGGAATTGGAGAAGTCGGAAAATTCTATCGG ATCCCTCCAATCTGTGATTCAAAGCCTCAGCAATAGCAAACATGTTGACGGGAGTTCTGAATACCACACCAGTCATACTGAATCATGTCCCCGCTCTGAAAATACAGCAGATACTAATTCCTCAGGTAAAGAAACATCCAGGGATAGATCATCAGCTGCTAGTTTCACAGAGGAGGCAAGCAACAGTCAGAAATCTCAGAAAGTGCAGCAGTGTGATACTGATTCAATTCAAGCTATCAATCCATCACCAGATGAGTCATATCCCCAGGCCCAAGTTGAAAAGGTCGGTCCCAAAGATGGCTTGCTTTGGGGTTCTAGAAAACAAAGAGGAGGGAGAGCTAGAAGGACACTTCTGAAAGGTGGTGATAGTAGCGGGGATGGTGAGCCTACATCTACAGCATTCATACAGAGGGAGGGTTCGTCTAAAGGCTGCATGAAGAACTTCATAACTCCAAAAGTAGAACCAGTTGTTATGAAGAAGGGTGTGAAAATTCCAAAAGTAGAATCTGGTGTGATGAATAAGGATTTGAAAACTTCAAATGTAGGATCCGGTATAATGAAGAAGTGCTTGAAAACTCCCAATGCACAAGCTGATATGCTGAAGAAGGATGTGAGAACTCCTAAAGCAGAATCCGATGTTATAAAGAAGGGGTTAAAAATTCCCAAAGTAGAACCTGATGTTATGAAGAAGGGCTtgagatcttcaaaggcagaatgTGGTCAGCCTGTGATTGAGAGAGTTAAACTGAAGCTGGCAGAGATTTTAAATACTATATCAACTCAAGATGACTGCAAAATGTTGCAATGCCAACTTGATACCCAG AGGAAAAGAGCTAGATATAAGAAGATGATTCGCCGGCATATGGACTTCCGAATGCTTCACTCTAAGATCAAGAGTGGCGCAATCTCTTGCACCAAGGAGCTTCTGAGAGATGTGCTCATTTTCATCAATAATGTAATAACCTTCTATCCGAAGGCTACATTGGAGCACATGGCTGCGGTTGAGCTTCGTGAGTCTGCATGCAAAACTGTGAAGCAGAGTGCAAGCTTGTTCTTGAAAAGCCATGGAGAGATCGGAACAGCTGGTGCCCCCGTAGTAAAGAATACTCGAGTCCTGCAGCCTCGATGCCCTGGCCCCGGTGATGCAAGGCCAAGCAAGGTTTCTTCAAGGGACGCTACTGCCAGGGAAGGAGATGGCAAGCGCCCTAGTGATCAGCTGGCTAATCAAAAGACTATACAGAGAAATGAGCCAGCCAAGAAGAGAGGTGTGGGTCGGCCTCCAAAGAGTGGGCATAGGATTGCTGGGGCACAGGAAGATAGCCCCATAAAAGGCAGGAAAAGGGGCGCTGGGGCACAGGAAGGTAGCCCCATCAACGGCAGGAAAAGGGGCGCTGGGGCACAGCTAGATAGCCCCGGCAAAGGCAGAAAGAGGAGTGCGGCAGCACAGGAGAATAACCCCAGCAAAGGCGGCAAGAAGAGCCGGCGGTGA
- the LOC100273714 gene encoding protein STRUBBELIG-RECEPTOR FAMILY 3 isoform X2, whose product MLLVMGNPGRSRQLSALVASAAILLSLSALPICRPYTYEQDVFAINGLYTALGAPQLPNWTSNGGDPCNEGWQGVSCVASNITSIILSGANLGGQLGNTLGNFTSLITLDLSNNNIGGTIPDGLPLTMQRFFLSANQLSGSLPSTLSSLTLLTSMSLNSNHLTGAIPDVFSALTGLANLDFSDNNLTGPLPPSMGNLTSLTSLHIQNNQISGTLNVLQDLPFQDLNVENNLFSGPVPVKLLNLPNFKKDGNPFNTSIAPSAQPPIAPTPLPSIPPSSGHVPSKEPAHSSSVPEKRSRDDIYMKNKIGRVPQKLGEPKIKEPPLKLKNDAEKAPNVVSDGREEHKLKVPTSETSNVVYDPSPRDGQNLDSSPTAVPLAVTMNKKEHVIDMEKADNFVEDQLHPPQPMALRTEKVTVNPSVRTRRGRVPSVEKVESTTTVKSFSIASLQQYTNSFSEENIIRDSRFGKVYLAKLPDGELLEILKIDSSNSKVPVDAFLELVVRISELRHPNILGLVGYCAEFEQRLLVYEYCSKMTLHDELRHVDDSSKPLSWNARLQVASEAAKALQHLHDGCQPPVVHQNFEPSVVLLNSTLVVHISECGLASLASKSVSQLSGHTLFHYEAPEVHESGSVSDRSDVYSFGVVMLELLTGRKPYDSSYPRAEQHLVRWATSQLYDIDAITKMVDPSIRGQCSDKALSRFADIISRCIQHEPEFRPPMSEVVQDLTRMVSNVSRASM is encoded by the exons ATGCTTCTGGTGATGGGCAACCCGGGGCGCTCGCGGCAGTTGTCAGCGCTGGTTGCTTCCGCCGCCATCTTGCTGTCACTGTCCGCGTTGCCAATTTGTCGGCCCTACACCTACGAGCAAGATG TGTTTGCGATAAACGGCTTGTACACGGCACTTGGAGCACCACAGCTGCCTAATTGGACTTCAAATGGTGGTGACCCCTGCAATGAAGGCTGGCAAGGTGTTTCATGTGTAGCGTCAAATATAACCTCCAT AATTCTCAGCGGTGCAAATTTAGGTGGACAGCTGGGCAACACTTTGGGGAATTTTACATCATTAATCACCTT GGATCTCAGCAACAACAATATTGGAGGGACCATACCAGATGGTCTACCACTCACAATGCAGAGATT TTTCCTTTCAGCTAACCAACTAAGTGGTAGCCTTCCAAGTACATTGTCATCCCTTACACTTTTGACAAGCAT GTCACTCAATAGCAATCATTTGACTGGAGCGATACCAGATGTATTTTCAGCACTCACTGGACTTGCAAATTT AGATTTTTCTGATAACAATTTGACCGGTCCGTTGCCACCTTCAATGGGAAATTTGACATCATTGACTAGCCT ACATATTCAGAACAATCAAATATCTGGAACTCTTAATGTGTTGCAAGATCTCCCTTTCCAAGATTT GAACGTTGAAAACAACCTTTTCTCTGGTCCCGTGCCTGTGAAATTACTGAACTTGCCAAACTTCAA GAAGGATGGGAACCCATTCAATACAAGCATAGCTCCATCTGCGCAGCCTCCCATCGCGCCAACACCATTACCGTCTATCCCACCTTCGTCAGGGCATGTCCCCTCAAAAGAACCTGCACATTCTTCTAGTGTTCCAG AAAAAAGGTCGAGAGATGATATTTATATGAAAAACAAGATAGGAAGGGTACCTCAGAAGCTTGGAGAGCCTAAAATCAAGGAGCCACCATTAAAACTCAAGAATGATGCTGAGAAAG CTCCGAATGTTGTTTCTGATGGAAGAGAGGAGCATAAGTTAAAAGTGCCAACATCAG AAACTTCAAATGTGGTTTATGATCCAAGTCCAAGGGATGGGCAGAACTTAGATTCATCACCGACAG CTGTACCTTTGGCTGTTACAATGAATAAAAAAGAGCATGTGATTGATATGGAAAAGGCTGATAATTTTGTTGAGGACCAACTGCATCCTCCGCAGCCGATGGCACTGCGGACTGAAAAAGTCACTGTCAATCCCAGTGTACGTACAAGAAGGGGAAGAGTACCTTCAGTTGAAAAGGTGGAATCGACGACTACTGTCAAGTCCTTTTCCATTGCATCCCTTCAACAATATACCAATAGTTTCAGTGAGGAAAATATCATAAGAGACAGCAGGTTTGGTAAGGTGTATCTGGCAAAGCTTCCTGATGGAGAG CTACTGGAAATTTTGAAGATTGACTCTTCTAACTCAAAAGTGCCAGTAGATGCCTTTCTTGAGCTAGTTGTGAGGATTTCTGAACTGAGGCATCCTAACATACTTGGTCTTGTTGGATACTGTGCGGAGTTTGAGCAGCGATTACTTGTCTATGAGTACTGTAGCAAGATGACCCTACATGATGAACTTCGTCATGTGGATGACTCAAGCAAGCCATTATCGTGGAATGCTCGCCTCCAAGTTGCTTCAGAGGCAGCAAAAGCATTGCA ACATCTTCATGACGGTTGCCAACCACCAGTTGTACACCAGAATTTTGAACCCTCTGTTGTTCTGCTCAACAGCACCTTAGTTGTGCATATTTCTGAATGTGGCCTTGCATCACTAGCATCAAAATCAGTTTCTCAG TTGTCTGGACACACCTTATTCCATTATGAAGCACCTGAAGTGCATGAATCTGGATCAGTAAGCGATCGAAGTGATGTTTACAGCTTCGGTGTAGTTATGTTGGAGCTTCTAACAGGACGTAAACCTTATGACAG TTCGTATCCACGAGCTGAACAACATCTAGTACGATGGGCCACTTCTCAACTCTATGATATTGATGCCATAACGAAGATGGTTGATCCTTCCATTCGAGGACAATGTTCTGATAAGGCATTATCCCGTTTTGCTGACATTATTAGCCGCTGCATTCAG CATGAACCAGAATTCAGGCCACCAATGTCTGAAGTTGTCCAAGACTTAACTCGCATGGTAAGTAATGTATCAAGGGCTTCCATGTAG
- the LOC100273714 gene encoding protein STRUBBELIG-RECEPTOR FAMILY 3 isoform X1 — translation MLLVMGNPGRSRQLSALVASAAILLSLSALPICRPYTYEQDVFAINGLYTALGAPQLPNWTSNGGDPCNEGWQGVSCVASNITSIILSGANLGGQLGNTLGNFTSLITLDLSNNNIGGTIPDGLPLTMQRFFLSANQLSGSLPSTLSSLTLLTSMSLNSNHLTGAIPDVFSALTGLANLDFSDNNLTGPLPPSMGNLTSLTSLHIQNNQISGTLNVLQDLPFQDLNVENNLFSGPVPVKLLNLPNFKKDGNPFNTSIAPSAQPPIAPTPLPSIPPSSGHVPSKEPAHSSSVPGGSTSGSGKHTTLKLVGYILIGVVLAVVLVLIAMYCLSKYKEKRSRDDIYMKNKIGRVPQKLGEPKIKEPPLKLKNDAEKAPNVVSDGREEHKLKVPTSETSNVVYDPSPRDGQNLDSSPTAVPLAVTMNKKEHVIDMEKADNFVEDQLHPPQPMALRTEKVTVNPSVRTRRGRVPSVEKVESTTTVKSFSIASLQQYTNSFSEENIIRDSRFGKVYLAKLPDGELLEILKIDSSNSKVPVDAFLELVVRISELRHPNILGLVGYCAEFEQRLLVYEYCSKMTLHDELRHVDDSSKPLSWNARLQVASEAAKALQHLHDGCQPPVVHQNFEPSVVLLNSTLVVHISECGLASLASKSVSQLSGHTLFHYEAPEVHESGSVSDRSDVYSFGVVMLELLTGRKPYDSSYPRAEQHLVRWATSQLYDIDAITKMVDPSIRGQCSDKALSRFADIISRCIQHEPEFRPPMSEVVQDLTRMVSNVSRASM, via the exons ATGCTTCTGGTGATGGGCAACCCGGGGCGCTCGCGGCAGTTGTCAGCGCTGGTTGCTTCCGCCGCCATCTTGCTGTCACTGTCCGCGTTGCCAATTTGTCGGCCCTACACCTACGAGCAAGATG TGTTTGCGATAAACGGCTTGTACACGGCACTTGGAGCACCACAGCTGCCTAATTGGACTTCAAATGGTGGTGACCCCTGCAATGAAGGCTGGCAAGGTGTTTCATGTGTAGCGTCAAATATAACCTCCAT AATTCTCAGCGGTGCAAATTTAGGTGGACAGCTGGGCAACACTTTGGGGAATTTTACATCATTAATCACCTT GGATCTCAGCAACAACAATATTGGAGGGACCATACCAGATGGTCTACCACTCACAATGCAGAGATT TTTCCTTTCAGCTAACCAACTAAGTGGTAGCCTTCCAAGTACATTGTCATCCCTTACACTTTTGACAAGCAT GTCACTCAATAGCAATCATTTGACTGGAGCGATACCAGATGTATTTTCAGCACTCACTGGACTTGCAAATTT AGATTTTTCTGATAACAATTTGACCGGTCCGTTGCCACCTTCAATGGGAAATTTGACATCATTGACTAGCCT ACATATTCAGAACAATCAAATATCTGGAACTCTTAATGTGTTGCAAGATCTCCCTTTCCAAGATTT GAACGTTGAAAACAACCTTTTCTCTGGTCCCGTGCCTGTGAAATTACTGAACTTGCCAAACTTCAA GAAGGATGGGAACCCATTCAATACAAGCATAGCTCCATCTGCGCAGCCTCCCATCGCGCCAACACCATTACCGTCTATCCCACCTTCGTCAGGGCATGTCCCCTCAAAAGAACCTGCACATTCTTCTAGTGTTCCAGGTGGTAGTACTTCAGGATCAGGAAAACATACTACACTCAAATTAGTTGGATATATTCTTATTGGAGTGGTATTAGCAGTAGTTCTTGTGCTAATTGCAATGTACTGTTTATCCAAGTACAAAGAAAAAAGGTCGAGAGATGATATTTATATGAAAAACAAGATAGGAAGGGTACCTCAGAAGCTTGGAGAGCCTAAAATCAAGGAGCCACCATTAAAACTCAAGAATGATGCTGAGAAAG CTCCGAATGTTGTTTCTGATGGAAGAGAGGAGCATAAGTTAAAAGTGCCAACATCAG AAACTTCAAATGTGGTTTATGATCCAAGTCCAAGGGATGGGCAGAACTTAGATTCATCACCGACAG CTGTACCTTTGGCTGTTACAATGAATAAAAAAGAGCATGTGATTGATATGGAAAAGGCTGATAATTTTGTTGAGGACCAACTGCATCCTCCGCAGCCGATGGCACTGCGGACTGAAAAAGTCACTGTCAATCCCAGTGTACGTACAAGAAGGGGAAGAGTACCTTCAGTTGAAAAGGTGGAATCGACGACTACTGTCAAGTCCTTTTCCATTGCATCCCTTCAACAATATACCAATAGTTTCAGTGAGGAAAATATCATAAGAGACAGCAGGTTTGGTAAGGTGTATCTGGCAAAGCTTCCTGATGGAGAG CTACTGGAAATTTTGAAGATTGACTCTTCTAACTCAAAAGTGCCAGTAGATGCCTTTCTTGAGCTAGTTGTGAGGATTTCTGAACTGAGGCATCCTAACATACTTGGTCTTGTTGGATACTGTGCGGAGTTTGAGCAGCGATTACTTGTCTATGAGTACTGTAGCAAGATGACCCTACATGATGAACTTCGTCATGTGGATGACTCAAGCAAGCCATTATCGTGGAATGCTCGCCTCCAAGTTGCTTCAGAGGCAGCAAAAGCATTGCA ACATCTTCATGACGGTTGCCAACCACCAGTTGTACACCAGAATTTTGAACCCTCTGTTGTTCTGCTCAACAGCACCTTAGTTGTGCATATTTCTGAATGTGGCCTTGCATCACTAGCATCAAAATCAGTTTCTCAG TTGTCTGGACACACCTTATTCCATTATGAAGCACCTGAAGTGCATGAATCTGGATCAGTAAGCGATCGAAGTGATGTTTACAGCTTCGGTGTAGTTATGTTGGAGCTTCTAACAGGACGTAAACCTTATGACAG TTCGTATCCACGAGCTGAACAACATCTAGTACGATGGGCCACTTCTCAACTCTATGATATTGATGCCATAACGAAGATGGTTGATCCTTCCATTCGAGGACAATGTTCTGATAAGGCATTATCCCGTTTTGCTGACATTATTAGCCGCTGCATTCAG CATGAACCAGAATTCAGGCCACCAATGTCTGAAGTTGTCCAAGACTTAACTCGCATGGTAAGTAATGTATCAAGGGCTTCCATGTAG
- the LOC100273714 gene encoding protein STRUBBELIG-RECEPTOR FAMILY 3 isoform X3 has protein sequence MLLVMGNPGRSRQLSALVASAAILLSLSALPICRPYTYEQDVFAINGLYTALGAPQLPNWTSNGGDPCNEGWQGVSCVASNITSIILSGANLGGQLGNTLGNFTSLITLDLSNNNIGGTIPDGLPLTMQRFFLSANQLSGSLPSTLSSLTLLTSMSLNSNHLTGAIPDVFSALTGLANLDFSDNNLTGPLPPSMGNLTSLTSLHIQNNQISGTLNVLQDLPFQDLNVENNLFSGPVPVKLLNLPNFKKDGNPFNTSIAPSAQPPIAPTPLPSIPPSSGHVPSKEPAHSSSVPGGSTSGSGKHTTLKLVGYILIGVVLAVVLVLIAMYCLSKYKEKRSRDDIYMKNKIGRVPQKLGEPKIKEPPLKLKNDAEKAPNVVSDGREEHKLKVPTSETSNVVYDPSPRDGQNLDSSPTAVPLAVTMNKKEHVIDMEKADNFVEDQLHPPQPMALRTEKVTVNPSVRTRRGRVPSVEKVESTTTVKSFSIASLQQYTNSFSEENIIRDSRFGKVYLAKLPDGERLLVYEYCSKMTLHDELRHVDDSSKPLSWNARLQVASEAAKALQHLHDGCQPPVVHQNFEPSVVLLNSTLVVHISECGLASLASKSVSQLSGHTLFHYEAPEVHESGSVSDRSDVYSFGVVMLELLTGRKPYDSSYPRAEQHLVRWATSQLYDIDAITKMVDPSIRGQCSDKALSRFADIISRCIQHEPEFRPPMSEVVQDLTRMVSNVSRASM, from the exons ATGCTTCTGGTGATGGGCAACCCGGGGCGCTCGCGGCAGTTGTCAGCGCTGGTTGCTTCCGCCGCCATCTTGCTGTCACTGTCCGCGTTGCCAATTTGTCGGCCCTACACCTACGAGCAAGATG TGTTTGCGATAAACGGCTTGTACACGGCACTTGGAGCACCACAGCTGCCTAATTGGACTTCAAATGGTGGTGACCCCTGCAATGAAGGCTGGCAAGGTGTTTCATGTGTAGCGTCAAATATAACCTCCAT AATTCTCAGCGGTGCAAATTTAGGTGGACAGCTGGGCAACACTTTGGGGAATTTTACATCATTAATCACCTT GGATCTCAGCAACAACAATATTGGAGGGACCATACCAGATGGTCTACCACTCACAATGCAGAGATT TTTCCTTTCAGCTAACCAACTAAGTGGTAGCCTTCCAAGTACATTGTCATCCCTTACACTTTTGACAAGCAT GTCACTCAATAGCAATCATTTGACTGGAGCGATACCAGATGTATTTTCAGCACTCACTGGACTTGCAAATTT AGATTTTTCTGATAACAATTTGACCGGTCCGTTGCCACCTTCAATGGGAAATTTGACATCATTGACTAGCCT ACATATTCAGAACAATCAAATATCTGGAACTCTTAATGTGTTGCAAGATCTCCCTTTCCAAGATTT GAACGTTGAAAACAACCTTTTCTCTGGTCCCGTGCCTGTGAAATTACTGAACTTGCCAAACTTCAA GAAGGATGGGAACCCATTCAATACAAGCATAGCTCCATCTGCGCAGCCTCCCATCGCGCCAACACCATTACCGTCTATCCCACCTTCGTCAGGGCATGTCCCCTCAAAAGAACCTGCACATTCTTCTAGTGTTCCAGGTGGTAGTACTTCAGGATCAGGAAAACATACTACACTCAAATTAGTTGGATATATTCTTATTGGAGTGGTATTAGCAGTAGTTCTTGTGCTAATTGCAATGTACTGTTTATCCAAGTACAAAGAAAAAAGGTCGAGAGATGATATTTATATGAAAAACAAGATAGGAAGGGTACCTCAGAAGCTTGGAGAGCCTAAAATCAAGGAGCCACCATTAAAACTCAAGAATGATGCTGAGAAAG CTCCGAATGTTGTTTCTGATGGAAGAGAGGAGCATAAGTTAAAAGTGCCAACATCAG AAACTTCAAATGTGGTTTATGATCCAAGTCCAAGGGATGGGCAGAACTTAGATTCATCACCGACAG CTGTACCTTTGGCTGTTACAATGAATAAAAAAGAGCATGTGATTGATATGGAAAAGGCTGATAATTTTGTTGAGGACCAACTGCATCCTCCGCAGCCGATGGCACTGCGGACTGAAAAAGTCACTGTCAATCCCAGTGTACGTACAAGAAGGGGAAGAGTACCTTCAGTTGAAAAGGTGGAATCGACGACTACTGTCAAGTCCTTTTCCATTGCATCCCTTCAACAATATACCAATAGTTTCAGTGAGGAAAATATCATAAGAGACAGCAGGTTTGGTAAGGTGTATCTGGCAAAGCTTCCTGATGGAGAG CGATTACTTGTCTATGAGTACTGTAGCAAGATGACCCTACATGATGAACTTCGTCATGTGGATGACTCAAGCAAGCCATTATCGTGGAATGCTCGCCTCCAAGTTGCTTCAGAGGCAGCAAAAGCATTGCA ACATCTTCATGACGGTTGCCAACCACCAGTTGTACACCAGAATTTTGAACCCTCTGTTGTTCTGCTCAACAGCACCTTAGTTGTGCATATTTCTGAATGTGGCCTTGCATCACTAGCATCAAAATCAGTTTCTCAG TTGTCTGGACACACCTTATTCCATTATGAAGCACCTGAAGTGCATGAATCTGGATCAGTAAGCGATCGAAGTGATGTTTACAGCTTCGGTGTAGTTATGTTGGAGCTTCTAACAGGACGTAAACCTTATGACAG TTCGTATCCACGAGCTGAACAACATCTAGTACGATGGGCCACTTCTCAACTCTATGATATTGATGCCATAACGAAGATGGTTGATCCTTCCATTCGAGGACAATGTTCTGATAAGGCATTATCCCGTTTTGCTGACATTATTAGCCGCTGCATTCAG CATGAACCAGAATTCAGGCCACCAATGTCTGAAGTTGTCCAAGACTTAACTCGCATGGTAAGTAATGTATCAAGGGCTTCCATGTAG